The DNA segment CACATATTAAACTTACCGAGTGTATTAATCTCTAAAAGCATATTACCATTACCTCTAGCCGATAGACCATGCCCTGTATTTTTATCTATAATTATTTCAATCTTAGCATCTTTATCTATATCTAAGTCAAACTTCATTTCTAGCCCTTTATAACTTCGTGTATTTACGACTCTTCCTTCGGTATCTTGATTTTCTTTTTCCTTAGGGCTTAGAAAATGAATATATGGGTTACTACTTGCAGACCCTGTATTATTTATTGGTATTTTTATATCTGTTCCTTCTTCCGACTCTGCCTCTGCTTTTATGAGTAAAGCAGTAGTAGGACCACTAATACTAGCAGTACCTTTTATAAAAGCTGTACCATAAAAAAGTGCATCATCAGAGTCTTTTGTATCTAACACCAATAATCTGTCTGATTGTATGTTTAGATCAAGTCCCCAGTTTTTAAACATATCATGCGTCACTTTACCTTCAAGATACCCCGAAGTTCCATGCACTACATCAGTAAGCTTTGGCTTTCTAAATACTATACTGTTTTCGGTAAGGTCTAGTATTGAGTTTTGTTCAAAATTATAATCAGTATTCAAATAGCCTACTTTTAATCCTGCATCTCTAAGGTAGAAAATAGCATCTATCTCTGGTTTTTTAACATTACCTACAATAGCAGCACGCCCTGTTGCTGTTCCTCTGATATCTGGGAAAACCGATTTCAAAAATATTTCGAGAAAACTAATATCAAACTCTGTAAAATCAGCATCTAGTGATAGCTGTGTTTGTTTATTAACAATATCTATAGTACCCGATGTATATAACCTTTCTTCATCATCTTTAAATATAGTAGAGCTCAGGTTAAAGCGTTTTAACTTACGGTCACCATATATTTGTAAGTCAAGGTCACCCAGCTCATAACTATTCATTCTAAGATTATTTATGGTAAGCATAGATTGTGGCTGATATTCATCACGATTTTGTTTTAGTGTTATATCGCCATTAATCTTACCTCCAAACTCTAAACTGTCGAGAGAAGGTGTTATTTTTTCGAGCGCCACATCATTAAATGATAATTTAATGTCTTTATAGGTAGAGTCGCGTATTACACCAACCAACTCTACCTTTTGATCGTTATGCGACATACTAATCTTATCAATAGTAAAATCAGTAAGTTTTTTATTAAAAACAACCTTATTATCGTTATTACCTTTCTCGTTTATATACCACAGGTAATCTTTAATATTAATTTCTGATTTCTTAAACCCTACTACAGATTTGTTATCTTTATCAATAGTGTGATATAAATTTATATTAAAATAATCTTGGTCTTTATTTCCTCCCTTAAACTCTGAACGTAAAAATAAAGTATCGTTTTGTGTTACATTAACAAGGCTAAAATCAGATACTTTATAGGCGTTAGTACGAAGACTATCAACACTAATATATGTATTATATAGTGGGTTTTTATTATTAATATCTACTGCTATATTAGTAAAATAATTATCTTTTAAAGCAATATTAGGCGAATCGAAATTAAATACAAAATCACCCTCATCGGCATTAATTCGCCCTCTAACTGTGGTGTTTTGCCCCAATACAACATCAGGCATTACTATATCTACAATTTTATTATATATCGTAAAATTAAAGTTGACAAATTGCCCGCCTTTTAACTTATGTGGCGAGTAGTTTGTATAAAGACTACCTAAAGCATTCTCTACAAGTTTTGGCATTTGGTTAACATCAAACTTACCCACTACACGTCCTTCTATAATATCAGTAGAATTAAAAGTAACAGTCCTTACATTATCTCGATCAAAAGAAGAATTAATATAGAAATCTTCAAAATAATAACTATCACGACTGTTTTGGTATGACAATCGAGACATTTGTAATGTTCCTGCCACATCATTTACCGTACTTCCTTTAGCTGAAAGTACTAGGTCTCCTTTAAAGATAGAAATAGTATCGTTTTTAATAATATTAAGCGCCACAAGATTAGCATAATCTACCTGTGCATGAAAATCGAACTTATTAGTCTTTTTACTCATGTCTACCAGTCCATTAAAAGACATCAGTAAATTAGGGTCATTACTATTTATAATCCCTTTAAAATAAGGCCACTTCATTCTACCATCTACATCAATATTGGTATAAGCATACTTGTTAAATACTAATTTTCTAATATCACCTTTTAAGCTAGTGTTGAGCGACTCTTTATTAAAGCCTACCCCGTTTACAGCAAAATGTGCTGTGGTACTACCCACATCAGTACTGCCTACTAAAGCCCCTATATTAAACCTTTGTAAATCGACTATACCCTCATATGCAGCAATATCTGGTTTATTGAAGTCTTTTATTGATACCTTAGCATCAACCTCACCTAACTCAGAAGCAATGTATAAATTGGTATCCAAGTCTTTTTTAGTAAGTATTACATGACCCACAAGATTTACCTGTCCTAGCTTATCTAACTCTTTGGGTAAACCATTTCCTAATATACGTGGCATTATATACGTTAAATTACTATAAGTAGAAGCAATACGATCAAAATCACCATTCATATAAAACCCTGGTCCTTCTTTATCAAAAAGATTCTTAAAGTTTATTTTACCAATTATTTCACTTTGCTCACCATCAACTAAATTTAAATCGTTTAAAACAAAATCATTAAGTGGCCCTGTTAGTCTTGTAGAAAGATAAAAGTTTTGATTTTCGCCAAATTCGTTATAAAAATAATTAAGCTCGTTAGAAGATATTGTCGCCTTAGCCACATTAAAATCAAAATCAACCTTATTAATAAAGTCTTTCATATCATCGCCAGAGTAGCTCAACTTTACATCGCCCTCTAATGATGATTCAGTGGTTTTTAAATTAAGATTATCTAAAATAATATTAGACTTAGTATAGGTAAAGTCTCCCTCAAGATTCTCAACAAATAAGCCTCTATGATCAAGCATAGAGAGTTCATTTATTTTTGCTGTTATCTGTGGTCCTTTAATATTAAAATCTTCTAGCTCACCATTTAACTTAGTAAAATCGAGCGCTACTGGTGTCGATACATTTTCGTTGGTTAATCGATATCTTCCATTAGTTACATACAATTCATCAGCTTTGAGGCGAAAAGAACCGTCTCCTGGCTTACCCGTGTCAAACGATTTCACAAAAACATCAAGGCTGCTCGTTGTTTCGCCCTTATATGTTTTCATATGAAAATTAAGCGCTTCAGCGCGAATAGTACCAAATTCAAAACTATTTTTAGTAAGCTGTTTAAAGCTTAGTATATTAGTTTGTATGCGGTCTGCAGCTATTAGTGTATCGTTATGATGATCCAATATCAAGATACCTTTTAGCTTTACATTACCGAAAAAAGATATCGCCACCTTATCTACCTGTATATGCGTGCCTAAGTCTTCATTAATTTTATCAGTAGCATAATGAGCAATTTTAGTTTGCACAAAAGGTAACGATAAAGCTATGGCAAGCAGTAGTAAAAACAGGAGGATTCCTATTACTATACGGATAAGTATTTTTTTATATTTTTTGATACTGCTAATTGTTTTAAATTTGTCGAACGGCAGCTGCTGCAATTTTTGAACAAATGTAGGCAATTTTGTTATTTGTTAAAATTGAAGGAGCTACTTTTTGCTATTCAAATACCGTGCCTTATTATGACAGAAAAACCTTTATATATATTAGCCATAGAAAGTTCTTGCGACGATACCGCTGCTGCGGTACTAGAAAACGCCAAAGTACTATCTAATGTTGTGGCACAACAAGCCATACACGAAGAGTATGGTGGTGTAGTGCCTGAGCTTGCTTCGCGAGCGCACCAGCAAAACATTGTACCAGTAATAGATGTAGCACTAAAAAAAGCAAACATAGACCGTTCGCAGCTTAGCGCAATCGCTTTTACACAAGGTCCAGGACTTATGGGGTCGTTGTTAGTAGGGAGTTCATTTGCTAAGTCAATAGCATTGGCACTCAATATACCACTAATAGCTGTAAACCATATGCAGGCACATATACTAGCACATTTTATAGATGAGGAAGGTTTTGAGAAACCAACATTTCCGTTTTTAGGAATGACTATAAGCGGTGGACATACCCAAATTGTAAAAGTGAATGACTACTTTGATATGGAAGTTATTGGCGAAACTACCGATGATGCGGTGGGTGAAGCCTTTGATAAAAGTGCTAAAATATTAGGGTTACCCTACCCTGGTGGACCACTTATAGATAAATATGCCCAACTGGGCAACCCAAAGGCATTCCAATTTACTAAGCCCAAAGTACCTGGGTTAAACTTTAGTTTTAGCGGGCTAAAAACACAAATATTATATTTTGTACAGAAAAAAGTAGCCGAAAATCCTGATTTTGTAAAAGAAAACCTCAACGATATTTGTGCTTCTATACAGCACACCATCATTAATATATTGATGGATAAGCTGAAACTGGCTGTAAAAGAAACTGGCATTACTCAAATAGCAATAGGTGGTGGTGTATCGGCAAATAGTGGTATTAGAAATACACTTACAGAGGCACAAAAAAAATATGGCTGGACTTGTTTTATACCAAAATTTGAATACACTACCGATAATGCAGCAATGATAGGTATAGTAGGTTACCACAAATACCGAAAACAACTTTTTAACGATGCTTCTGTAGTATCTAAAGCTCGAATAGCACTATAACAGTATGCAATTATTTTACAACCCCGATATAAACAGCAACGATACTACTTTTACTTTTGATAGAGAAGAAAGCCGACACATTGTAAAAGTACTCCGCAAAAAAGAAGGCGACATCATACAACTTACCAATGGTAAAGGCATTGTATTTACTGCCGAAGTAACTTTTGCTGCTGATAAAAAATGTGTAGTAACTATTACAGATGAGACAACATCCGAACCACTACCCTATTACCTGCACCTTGCTGTAGCTCCTACCAAGATGAACGATCGCTACGAGTGGTTTCTTGAAAAGGCTACTGAAATAGGCATCAGCGAAATTACACCGCTTATTTGCGATCATAGCGAACGTACCTCTTTTAAAGCGGAGCGTTTCGAGAAAATATTACAAAGTGCCATGAAGCAGTCGTTGCAATACTACCTACCAAAACTAAATGCACCAACCTCGTTTAAAGATTTTGTAAATCAAGAGCACGAAGGAGCGTTATTTATAGCACACTGCGAAGAAACCGATAAAAAACTACTTAAAAACGAGTTACAACCCTTACAAAGAACAACCATACTTATAGGTCCTGAAGGCGATTTCTCTACCAAAGAAATAGAACTTGCCTTACAGCGCAACTATGTACCTGTATCGTTAGGCAATACCCGCCTACGTACCGAAACTGCTGCGATTATGGCAGCGCATAGTGTAGCATTTGTTAATGAGTAACTTTAAAAAAAATTAAATTGCCACGTCGTTCCTCCTTGCAATGACAAATAGAAATGATATGTTTTCATGTTATGTCATCGCGAGGTACGAAGCGATCTTAACTCAAATAATTACTTATATTTACATTTATAATTCAATACTCTAAATGAAAAAACTCCTATATATATTGTTACTCGCTCCTGCCCTACTTATGGCACAGGAAATAGCAGTCCTTAAATACTCGGGTGGTGGCGACTGGTATGGTAACCCTACCTCGTTACCTAACCTTGCTAAATTCTGCAATCAGAACATTAACACTAAGCTGAACCCTAAAACGGCTACAGTAGAGGTTGGTAGCCCTGATTTATTCTCTTACCCTTTTGTACACATGACGGGGCATGGTAATGTAGTGTTTAGTGATAATGATGTTACTAACCTGCGTAATTACCTTACATCAGGTGGTTTTTTACATATAGATGATAACTACGGTATGGATAAGTACATCCGTAAAGAGATACAAAAAGTTTTCCCTGATAAAGAGTTGGTACAAATACCATCGAATCACGAAATTTTTAAAGGTCCTTATGCTTTTCCACAGGGAATGCCCAAAATTCATGAGCATGACAATAAAGCACCACAGGCATGGGGTATTTTTGTAGAAGGCAGACTGGTATTACTATATACTTTAGAAAGTGATCTTGGTGATGGCTGGGAAGATCAAGAAGTACATAACGACCCACGTGAGGTGCGCGAAAAAGCATTAAAAATGGGAGCTAATATTGTTAACTACGCTTTTAAAAACTAATGTCGCAACAGCTTACTCATAACGAAACTACTTTTAGCAAACATACATTTCCTATCACTTTAATTTGCGATAATATTATCTATCAACCCAATATAGGTTCGCTATTTCGCATTTGTGAAGCCTTTGGAGTACAAAAAATTATTTTTATAGGAGAAGACGTTGCGCTTACCCCAAGAAAAATAAACCGTACTTCACGCAGTACACATCTCCATGTACCACATCAGGTTATACCAAATACGACTGACGCATTGCAATACTTACAAGAAAATGATTTTGAAATTGTGGCTCTCGAAATTACCGATAATAGCGTTCCGTTACAATCATTAAATTTAACCTCAAAAAAACCTATCGCTTTAATTGCGGGTAGCGAGGTATATGGCATATCAAATGAGCTTTTGCAAACAGCACATCATACAACTCACATAACTATGTATGGCGAAAACAGCAGCATGAATGTAGTAAATGCTGTAGCTGTGGCACTGTACGACATTACTGGTAAAATATCATAATCTTAACTAACACTAATTGTGTTAGCAATATTTTTCATACATTCGATACATAAAACATCCTACCATGATTACATCTAAAATTATAGCTAACGGAATATTAAGAGCATTAGGAGTTATTGTTGCCATAGCTGTACTAGTACTATTCCTAAACAAAATACAATCGGTAATTGTATATCTTTTTATAGCCCTACTACTTAGTATGATGGCTAGCCCAATAGTTAAGTTTCTTAAAACCAAACTAAAATTTCCTCATGTAGTCGCTGTTATAACAACCTTATTTCTATTTATATGTCTTTTGGCTGGGTTTATAATGCTATTTGTTCCGCTTATCATCACACAAAGTGAAAACTTATCGCTATTAGATACTGCTAAATTAGAACAGAACGTAAACGATCTAATAACACAGATAAACGGTTATTTTTCTAACCATGATATAGATACAGGAAAACTGGTAAAAGAGGCAGACCTTACCTCTAAGCTTAATTTTAATTTTATACCCGATTTTATCAATTCGTTAGTTAATATACTTAGTGGGTTTGGTATTGGCTTAGGCTCTGTACTATTTATATCATTCTTCTTCATGAAAGATCAAAAAGGTATGGATACTGCTTTTAGAAAACTACTACCTGATGCACATGAAGAAAAAATACTTAGTTCACTTCGTAAAATAGACCACCTACTTAGTCGATATTTTATAGGGCTTATTTTACAAATAACAGTACTTTTTGTCATGTACCTTATAGTATTATTAATATTTGGAGTAGAAAATGCACTAATTATAGCTTTCATTACAGCCTTACTAAATATTATTCCCTATATCGGTCCGCTTATTGCAACTGTACTGGTTATAGTACTTACTATGCTAGGACTAATGGGACCAGAAACACAAGGCGAAATGTTATCTACCACACTTTACGTGGTTATTGGTTATAGTATTGCACAAATTATAGATAATAATGTGAGTACCCCTCTTATATTCTCGAATAGTGTAAAATCGCACCCGCTAGAAATTTTCCTTGTAATACTAATTAGCGGATTGGTTTTTGGCATACTAGGTATGATAGTTGCCGTGCCTATATATACTGCTATAAAAGTAGTTGCTAAAGAGTTTCTTCCGCAAAATCTTTTTGTACGAATGTTAACGAAAGACTTATAAATTGAACCCAAAGTTATTAGAAACCGAAATACAACAGTTTATAATAGAAAATACAGGCAAGCCTATAGCTAAACTTGCCTTAATGAAAAACCCTTTCCCGTATATCGAATGGCGTGAGGTGGTAAACCAAGTAGCTGCACGTGAAAAAGCGAAGGACAAGCTACCCACATGGTTTAATACCAACAATATTATATATCCCGAAAAAATATCGATAGAGCAAACGTCATCTGAAACGGCAGCACAATACAAAGCTAGCCTTGTTT comes from the Flavobacterium arcticum genome and includes:
- a CDS encoding AI-2E family transporter, with the translated sequence MITSKIIANGILRALGVIVAIAVLVLFLNKIQSVIVYLFIALLLSMMASPIVKFLKTKLKFPHVVAVITTLFLFICLLAGFIMLFVPLIITQSENLSLLDTAKLEQNVNDLITQINGYFSNHDIDTGKLVKEADLTSKLNFNFIPDFINSLVNILSGFGIGLGSVLFISFFFMKDQKGMDTAFRKLLPDAHEEKILSSLRKIDHLLSRYFIGLILQITVLFVMYLIVLLIFGVENALIIAFITALLNIIPYIGPLIATVLVIVLTMLGLMGPETQGEMLSTTLYVVIGYSIAQIIDNNVSTPLIFSNSVKSHPLEIFLVILISGLVFGILGMIVAVPIYTAIKVVAKEFLPQNLFVRMLTKDL
- a CDS encoding TrmH family RNA methyltransferase, whose translation is MSQQLTHNETTFSKHTFPITLICDNIIYQPNIGSLFRICEAFGVQKIIFIGEDVALTPRKINRTSRSTHLHVPHQVIPNTTDALQYLQENDFEIVALEITDNSVPLQSLNLTSKKPIALIAGSEVYGISNELLQTAHHTTHITMYGENSSMNVVNAVAVALYDITGKIS
- a CDS encoding DUF4159 domain-containing protein, which produces MKKLLYILLLAPALLMAQEIAVLKYSGGGDWYGNPTSLPNLAKFCNQNINTKLNPKTATVEVGSPDLFSYPFVHMTGHGNVVFSDNDVTNLRNYLTSGGFLHIDDNYGMDKYIRKEIQKVFPDKELVQIPSNHEIFKGPYAFPQGMPKIHEHDNKAPQAWGIFVEGRLVLLYTLESDLGDGWEDQEVHNDPREVREKALKMGANIVNYAFKN
- the tsaD gene encoding tRNA (adenosine(37)-N6)-threonylcarbamoyltransferase complex transferase subunit TsaD, coding for MTEKPLYILAIESSCDDTAAAVLENAKVLSNVVAQQAIHEEYGGVVPELASRAHQQNIVPVIDVALKKANIDRSQLSAIAFTQGPGLMGSLLVGSSFAKSIALALNIPLIAVNHMQAHILAHFIDEEGFEKPTFPFLGMTISGGHTQIVKVNDYFDMEVIGETTDDAVGEAFDKSAKILGLPYPGGPLIDKYAQLGNPKAFQFTKPKVPGLNFSFSGLKTQILYFVQKKVAENPDFVKENLNDICASIQHTIINILMDKLKLAVKETGITQIAIGGGVSANSGIRNTLTEAQKKYGWTCFIPKFEYTTDNAAMIGIVGYHKYRKQLFNDASVVSKARIAL
- a CDS encoding 16S rRNA (uracil(1498)-N(3))-methyltransferase — protein: MQLFYNPDINSNDTTFTFDREESRHIVKVLRKKEGDIIQLTNGKGIVFTAEVTFAADKKCVVTITDETTSEPLPYYLHLAVAPTKMNDRYEWFLEKATEIGISEITPLICDHSERTSFKAERFEKILQSAMKQSLQYYLPKLNAPTSFKDFVNQEHEGALFIAHCEETDKKLLKNELQPLQRTTILIGPEGDFSTKEIELALQRNYVPVSLGNTRLRTETAAIMAAHSVAFVNE
- a CDS encoding translocation/assembly module TamB domain-containing protein, whose product is MQTKIAHYATDKINEDLGTHIQVDKVAISFFGNVKLKGILILDHHNDTLIAADRIQTNILSFKQLTKNSFEFGTIRAEALNFHMKTYKGETTSSLDVFVKSFDTGKPGDGSFRLKADELYVTNGRYRLTNENVSTPVALDFTKLNGELEDFNIKGPQITAKINELSMLDHRGLFVENLEGDFTYTKSNIILDNLNLKTTESSLEGDVKLSYSGDDMKDFINKVDFDFNVAKATISSNELNYFYNEFGENQNFYLSTRLTGPLNDFVLNDLNLVDGEQSEIIGKINFKNLFDKEGPGFYMNGDFDRIASTYSNLTYIMPRILGNGLPKELDKLGQVNLVGHVILTKKDLDTNLYIASELGEVDAKVSIKDFNKPDIAAYEGIVDLQRFNIGALVGSTDVGSTTAHFAVNGVGFNKESLNTSLKGDIRKLVFNKYAYTNIDVDGRMKWPYFKGIINSNDPNLLMSFNGLVDMSKKTNKFDFHAQVDYANLVALNIIKNDTISIFKGDLVLSAKGSTVNDVAGTLQMSRLSYQNSRDSYYFEDFYINSSFDRDNVRTVTFNSTDIIEGRVVGKFDVNQMPKLVENALGSLYTNYSPHKLKGGQFVNFNFTIYNKIVDIVMPDVVLGQNTTVRGRINADEGDFVFNFDSPNIALKDNYFTNIAVDINNKNPLYNTYISVDSLRTNAYKVSDFSLVNVTQNDTLFLRSEFKGGNKDQDYFNINLYHTIDKDNKSVVGFKKSEINIKDYLWYINEKGNNDNKVVFNKKLTDFTIDKISMSHNDQKVELVGVIRDSTYKDIKLSFNDVALEKITPSLDSLEFGGKINGDITLKQNRDEYQPQSMLTINNLRMNSYELGDLDLQIYGDRKLKRFNLSSTIFKDDEERLYTSGTIDIVNKQTQLSLDADFTEFDISFLEIFLKSVFPDIRGTATGRAAIVGNVKKPEIDAIFYLRDAGLKVGYLNTDYNFEQNSILDLTENSIVFRKPKLTDVVHGTSGYLEGKVTHDMFKNWGLDLNIQSDRLLVLDTKDSDDALFYGTAFIKGTASISGPTTALLIKAEAESEEGTDIKIPINNTGSASSNPYIHFLSPKEKENQDTEGRVVNTRSYKGLEMKFDLDIDKDAKIEIIIDKNTGHGLSARGNGNMLLEINTLGKFNMWGDFSIIEGIYNFKYGGLINKELTAKQGGYINWEGDPTEANLNLEAVYELQANPSVLLENASYNSNIPVEVVIQLNGNLMKPEHEFQINFPRANSVLKSDLEYRLSDADTRQKQALSLLAQRSFLSPTSANSMAVAPLLETATGLVNDFFSEDDSKLKVGVNYVQGVSNPYAETNSQLGLTLSTQISDRITINGQVGVPVGGVNQSSVVGNVEAQVRLNKENSLKARVFNRENSINFLGEGIGYTQGIGLTYEVDFNTLGELWRKIAKKKEDEKENNNEGNEIPDSEFSPDYIKFSEDRNKKKTNTEDNAPEPIPETD